A stretch of Deltaproteobacteria bacterium DNA encodes these proteins:
- a CDS encoding serine/threonine protein kinase, with the protein MPGSPFGKYLLYERIAAGGMAEIYRAKYVAAAGVTKQVVIKKILPHYAGNRSFVSMFINEAKIAVGLSHGNIAQVFDFGEIDGEYFLAMEYVHGQTVSKILRRAREKGLRVPPPYAVFIATEMCRGLHYAHTRVDEQQRPLNIVHRDVSPQNIIVSYEGQVKIVDFGIAKARSASDADKTQAGAIKGKYVYFSPEQARAKDLDGRSDVFATAIVLYEMVCGRLPFDGKMVEVLNKIVRGDFPKPSSINPEVDPKLEGILLKALAVNREDRYASSLAFQEALTEYLVAVSPRFNQHSLAQLVDYLFSEELAQEGREVSLPSSFMEQLNRWKDSELTRAPPVPMADPDDVSEITNADRRSAKVQRISRVAEFTDNHTAPHHTRSAFRGTRVKLLVAVGGFVAAAALGGGAVLFLGRASSYAIKITSAPAGVEVKLDGVPTQKHTPTTITDIPADRPHLIELSTPGMKTWSKQVEPLRGETVSVEAVMEPAPIEDGKPPEALGTTDDRSARDEVPAPGFTAPVATMANTELRLEAAAIALSIPASRAARTRLDPAKTYKLTVEGAAALDDVTRTRGCFYFLERTRSGGGPAFGWIGPRDSIKITDTRVLYGFVVDPTPGDNSGAMTLTASDGKTLINLQVNARLNAVFPDSARGARFTGLGERTALQLELQGKAEFGPGQGAVDRAIYWYDGTVDLKALEKNPDLTHGVLRSGEKVTLENPAQVVLFVPDDDTGDNAGAMAASVRAARK; encoded by the coding sequence ATGCCTGGCTCTCCGTTTGGAAAGTACCTGCTCTACGAGCGCATCGCCGCCGGGGGCATGGCGGAGATTTATCGCGCCAAGTACGTGGCAGCGGCCGGCGTCACCAAGCAGGTGGTGATCAAGAAGATCCTGCCGCACTACGCAGGCAACCGCAGCTTCGTCTCCATGTTCATCAACGAGGCGAAGATCGCGGTGGGCCTCTCGCACGGCAACATCGCCCAGGTCTTCGACTTCGGAGAGATCGACGGCGAGTACTTCCTGGCCATGGAGTACGTGCACGGCCAGACCGTCTCCAAGATCCTCCGGCGCGCGCGAGAGAAGGGCCTGCGGGTGCCGCCGCCGTACGCGGTGTTCATCGCCACGGAGATGTGCCGCGGGCTGCACTACGCACACACGCGCGTGGACGAGCAGCAGCGGCCGCTGAACATCGTCCACCGCGACGTCTCGCCGCAGAACATCATCGTCTCGTACGAAGGCCAGGTGAAGATCGTCGACTTCGGCATCGCCAAGGCGCGCAGCGCCAGCGACGCCGACAAGACCCAGGCCGGCGCCATCAAGGGCAAGTACGTGTACTTCTCGCCCGAGCAGGCGCGCGCGAAGGATCTCGACGGCCGCTCCGACGTCTTCGCCACCGCCATCGTGCTCTACGAGATGGTCTGCGGGCGGCTGCCCTTCGACGGGAAGATGGTCGAGGTGCTCAACAAGATTGTCCGCGGCGACTTTCCCAAGCCGAGCAGCATCAACCCCGAGGTGGACCCCAAGCTCGAGGGCATCCTCCTCAAGGCGCTCGCGGTGAATCGCGAGGATCGCTACGCGAGCTCGCTCGCGTTCCAGGAGGCGCTCACCGAGTACCTGGTGGCCGTGTCGCCCCGGTTCAACCAGCACAGCCTGGCGCAGCTCGTCGACTACCTGTTCAGCGAGGAGCTCGCGCAAGAAGGCCGCGAGGTGAGCCTGCCCTCGAGCTTCATGGAGCAGCTCAACCGCTGGAAGGACTCCGAGCTCACGCGCGCGCCCCCCGTGCCCATGGCGGACCCGGACGACGTCAGCGAGATAACCAACGCCGACCGCCGCAGCGCCAAGGTGCAGCGCATCTCGCGCGTGGCCGAGTTCACCGACAACCACACCGCACCGCACCACACGCGCTCGGCTTTCCGGGGCACGCGCGTCAAGCTGCTGGTTGCCGTCGGCGGCTTCGTGGCCGCGGCCGCACTCGGTGGCGGCGCGGTGCTCTTCCTCGGCCGCGCGAGCAGCTATGCGATCAAGATCACCAGCGCGCCCGCAGGCGTCGAGGTGAAGCTCGACGGCGTGCCCACCCAGAAGCACACGCCCACCACGATCACCGACATCCCCGCGGACCGGCCGCACCTCATCGAGCTCTCCACGCCGGGGATGAAGACGTGGAGCAAGCAGGTGGAGCCCTTGCGCGGCGAGACGGTCTCGGTGGAGGCGGTGATGGAGCCCGCGCCCATCGAGGACGGCAAGCCGCCCGAGGCGCTCGGCACCACCGACGATCGCAGCGCGCGCGACGAGGTGCCCGCGCCTGGCTTCACCGCGCCCGTGGCGACGATGGCCAACACCGAGCTGCGCCTCGAGGCCGCGGCCATCGCGCTGTCGATCCCGGCCTCGCGGGCGGCGCGCACCCGGCTCGATCCGGCCAAGACCTACAAGCTCACCGTCGAGGGCGCGGCCGCGCTGGACGACGTCACGCGCACGCGCGGCTGCTTCTACTTCCTCGAGCGCACGCGCTCCGGCGGCGGTCCGGCGTTCGGCTGGATTGGCCCCAGGGACAGCATCAAGATCACCGACACGCGGGTGCTCTACGGCTTCGTGGTCGACCCCACGCCCGGCGACAACTCGGGCGCGATGACGCTCACCGCGAGCGACGGCAAGACGCTCATCAACCTGCAGGTGAACGCGCGCTTGAACGCCGTGTTCCCCGACAGCGCCCGCGGCGCGCGCTTCACCGGGCTCGGCGAACGCACCGCGCTGCAGCTGGAGCTCCAGGGCAAGGCCGAGTTCGGTCCCGGCCAGGGCGCCGTCGATCGCGCCATCTACTGGTACGACGGCACCGTCGACTTGAAGGCGCTGGAGAAGAACCCCGACCTCACCCATGGCGTGCTGCGCTCGGGCGAGAAGGTGACGCTCGAGAACCCCGCGCAGGTGGTGCTCTTCGTCCCCGACGACGACACCGGCGACAACGCGGGCGCAATGGCGGCGAGCGTGCGGGCCGCGCGGAAGTAG
- a CDS encoding outer membrane beta-barrel protein, producing the protein MKLALALATLLVAAPAFAQDDEPAHARPVRPGQSGDSSSNSSSDASSPKGEAKTEAAPTFRKRYSPGFSVGALTVVRSYEGLDGSAFGVGAGVGWAWDLVSVDAQVIQSVAVVGERKPTELKLNADYAFATFGGFSVLGLLGLDYTLNGPDRQTTHVPGNLFGPEMGIGARYRFMPLFDIVAYWTAETVAARNGPQRMFFEPGVIAAVQVHPFGSDE; encoded by the coding sequence GTGAAGCTCGCTCTCGCCCTCGCCACGCTGCTGGTCGCCGCCCCCGCGTTCGCGCAGGACGACGAGCCTGCCCACGCCCGCCCCGTTCGTCCGGGCCAGTCGGGCGACAGCTCGAGCAACTCCAGCAGCGACGCGTCGAGCCCCAAGGGTGAGGCCAAGACCGAGGCGGCGCCAACGTTCCGCAAGCGCTACAGCCCGGGCTTCTCCGTCGGCGCATTGACGGTCGTGCGCAGCTACGAGGGCCTCGACGGCTCGGCGTTCGGCGTCGGCGCCGGCGTGGGCTGGGCGTGGGACCTGGTGAGCGTGGACGCGCAGGTCATCCAGAGCGTGGCCGTGGTGGGCGAGCGCAAGCCCACGGAGCTCAAGCTCAACGCCGACTACGCCTTCGCCACCTTCGGCGGCTTCTCGGTGCTCGGCCTGCTGGGGCTCGACTACACCCTCAACGGCCCGGACCGGCAGACCACGCACGTGCCCGGGAACCTGTTCGGCCCTGAGATGGGCATCGGCGCGCGCTACCGGTTCATGCCGCTCTTCGACATCGTTGCGTACTGGACGGCGGAGACGGTGGCGGCGCGAAACGGGCCGCAGCGCATGTTCTTCGAGCCGGGCGTGATCGCCGCGGTCCAGGTCCACCCGTTCGGGTCGGACGAGTAG
- a CDS encoding site-2 protease family protein, with the protein MFSAWVMGKVRGTSIEVHPSLLLGALLLAVGAVASQRAHELGLWSGRASSPVLLAAGLGLGFLVSVVLHELAHLAVARALGGRAERLTFSVIGGSSRFVGLGTDAFREGLVEAAGPATSAVLGLLGVLAFRLVPANHPGLRLLAFDLAQLNLVLAVLNLVPAWPLDGGKVLRTFLSGKLGPERAGRVAMVLGWLLAGLLLVAGLATGAPVLLLVALLVALAAVAEPVEVAPTGPGLRVADVMVAAPRPISPDATLEVLERRLHDEHQAGLLVVGDERLVGLVGLTRLGDVLPHARAHTRVSEVMACPAHAVGPGTLLEAARAQMERLRVELLPVVSSGEVVGVVKSGVAQQAPRAVPLPVRAPRIEVAPTPTAPAPD; encoded by the coding sequence ATGTTCTCGGCGTGGGTCATGGGCAAGGTCCGCGGCACCTCCATCGAGGTGCATCCGAGCCTGCTGCTCGGCGCGCTGCTGTTGGCCGTAGGTGCCGTCGCCTCGCAGCGCGCACATGAGCTCGGGCTGTGGAGCGGGCGCGCGTCGTCGCCGGTGCTGCTCGCGGCCGGGCTGGGGCTGGGCTTTCTGGTGTCGGTCGTGCTGCATGAACTGGCGCACCTCGCGGTGGCGCGCGCGCTGGGCGGACGCGCAGAGCGGCTGACGTTCAGCGTGATCGGGGGCTCGAGCCGCTTCGTCGGCCTGGGCACGGACGCGTTTCGCGAAGGGCTGGTCGAAGCCGCGGGGCCAGCCACGTCAGCGGTGCTCGGACTGCTGGGCGTGCTCGCGTTTCGGCTCGTGCCCGCGAATCATCCCGGCTTGCGGCTGCTCGCGTTCGATCTCGCGCAGCTGAACCTCGTGCTGGCGGTGCTGAACCTCGTGCCCGCCTGGCCCCTCGACGGCGGCAAGGTCCTTCGGACGTTCCTGTCGGGCAAGCTCGGACCGGAGCGCGCCGGCCGGGTGGCGATGGTGCTGGGCTGGCTGCTCGCGGGGCTGCTGCTCGTCGCCGGGCTCGCGACGGGTGCGCCGGTGCTCCTGCTCGTGGCGCTGCTGGTGGCGCTGGCGGCCGTGGCGGAGCCCGTCGAGGTGGCGCCGACCGGGCCGGGGCTTCGGGTGGCCGACGTGATGGTCGCCGCGCCGAGGCCAATCTCGCCCGACGCGACCCTCGAGGTCCTCGAGCGCCGGCTCCACGACGAGCACCAGGCTGGGCTCCTGGTCGTGGGCGACGAGCGGCTCGTTGGACTCGTCGGGCTCACCCGGCTCGGCGATGTGCTTCCCCACGCGCGCGCCCACACCCGGGTGAGCGAGGTGATGGCCTGTCCGGCGCACGCCGTGGGTCCGGGGACGCTGCTCGAGGCCGCGCGGGCGCAGATGGAGCGGCTGCGGGTGGAGCTTCTCCCCGTCGTCTCGAGCGGCGAGGTGGTGGGCGTGGTGAAGTCCGGCGTGGCCCAGCAGGCGCCGCGCGCTGTCCCCCTGCCCGTGCGCGCGCCTCGCATCGAGGTCGCGCCCACGCCCACTGCTCCGGCGCCGGACTGA
- a CDS encoding MBL fold metallo-hydrolase — MSRLAFRFWGVRGSLPSAGAKTVRYGGNTPCLEVRAGDELFIVDMGSGLRPLGEALGFGPHAATVLMTHYHYDHVQGLPFFGPMYNPKNRFAIYGPPYEGKPVREVLAGQMVRPYFPVGLEVIQAQLDFRDVLPEQTLKFGEATVRTTALNHPGGSLGYRFELGGKAICYCTDVEHDGGAGDARVEAFARGADWFIIDAMYTPDEYLGKVGGSKRGFGHSTPEFAVKVAKSAGVKNLILCHHDPSRGDDALEAIVANTREEFPATTAARELELIEV; from the coding sequence ATGTCGAGGCTGGCGTTCAGGTTCTGGGGAGTGCGCGGCTCGCTGCCTTCAGCGGGCGCGAAGACCGTGCGCTACGGCGGCAACACGCCGTGCCTGGAGGTGCGCGCTGGCGACGAGCTCTTCATCGTGGACATGGGCTCGGGGCTGCGGCCGCTGGGCGAGGCGCTGGGCTTCGGGCCGCACGCGGCCACGGTGCTCATGACGCACTACCACTACGATCACGTGCAGGGCCTGCCCTTCTTCGGGCCCATGTACAACCCCAAGAACCGCTTCGCCATCTACGGCCCGCCCTACGAGGGCAAGCCGGTGCGCGAAGTGCTCGCCGGGCAGATGGTGCGGCCCTACTTCCCGGTCGGCCTCGAGGTCATCCAGGCGCAGCTCGACTTCCGCGATGTTCTGCCCGAGCAGACGCTCAAGTTCGGCGAGGCCACCGTTCGGACGACGGCGCTCAACCACCCGGGCGGCTCGCTCGGCTACCGGTTCGAGCTGGGCGGCAAGGCCATCTGCTACTGCACCGACGTGGAGCACGACGGCGGCGCTGGCGACGCGCGGGTGGAGGCGTTCGCGCGCGGCGCCGACTGGTTCATCATCGACGCGATGTACACGCCCGACGAGTACCTCGGGAAAGTTGGCGGCTCGAAGCGCGGCTTCGGGCACTCCACGCCGGAGTTCGCGGTGAAGGTCGCCAAGTCGGCCGGCGTGAAGAACCTCATCCTCTGCCACCACGATCCCTCGCGCGGCGATGACGCGCTGGAGGCCATCGTGGCCAACACGCGCGAAGAGTTCCCCGCGACGACCGCCGCGCGCGAGCTCGAGCTCATCGAGGTCTGA
- a CDS encoding 2-oxo acid dehydrogenase subunit E2 gives MAIFEFKLPDLGEGVVEGEIVKWLVKEGEPLAEDQGVVELMTDKATVVVPSPKKGKVLKLHGAEGQMAKVHTPLVTLEVEGAGAATAAPAPSHATAAAAAAAVVAAPAAKPKSDAKVLATPVTRRMAREHGLDLGAIAGSGPQGRVTKADVLSALSGNGATAKGPQLSAQTAKSWAPMAAQVGDQRIPLRGLRKRIAAKMVESKFTAPHFTFVEEVDCTAMVALRARINAQLKAAGDPSKLSFLPIIAKACVAALRKFPTLNANFDEAAQELVVKGSFNIGVAVATEDGLIVPVVKAVEHKSLRQIGDEVEQLAKAVREKRAKNDDLTGGTFTISSLGQTGGLMATPIINHPEVAILGVHRMRERPVVRDGKIEIGQVMNLSLSFDHRVIDGAIGADFTYALIKYLENPELMLLEMT, from the coding sequence ATGGCCATCTTCGAATTCAAGCTTCCGGACCTGGGCGAGGGCGTCGTCGAGGGCGAGATCGTGAAGTGGCTCGTCAAGGAAGGCGAGCCGCTCGCGGAGGACCAGGGCGTCGTCGAGTTGATGACGGACAAGGCCACGGTCGTCGTGCCCAGTCCGAAGAAGGGCAAGGTGCTCAAGCTGCACGGCGCCGAAGGCCAGATGGCCAAGGTGCACACGCCGCTGGTCACGCTGGAGGTTGAAGGTGCCGGCGCCGCGACCGCCGCGCCCGCGCCTTCGCACGCGACCGCTGCGGCGGCTGCGGCGGCTGTCGTCGCCGCGCCGGCTGCCAAGCCCAAGAGCGACGCCAAGGTTCTCGCCACGCCGGTCACCCGCCGCATGGCGCGCGAGCACGGTCTCGATCTCGGGGCCATTGCCGGCAGCGGTCCCCAGGGTCGCGTGACCAAGGCCGACGTCCTCTCCGCGCTCTCTGGCAACGGCGCGACGGCGAAGGGGCCGCAGCTCTCCGCGCAGACCGCGAAGTCGTGGGCGCCCATGGCCGCGCAGGTTGGCGACCAGCGGATCCCGCTGCGTGGCCTGCGCAAGCGCATCGCCGCGAAGATGGTGGAGAGCAAGTTCACCGCGCCGCACTTCACCTTCGTCGAGGAGGTCGACTGCACGGCGATGGTGGCCCTGCGCGCGCGCATCAACGCGCAGCTCAAGGCCGCGGGCGATCCGTCGAAGCTCAGCTTCCTGCCCATCATCGCCAAGGCGTGCGTGGCCGCGCTCCGCAAGTTCCCCACGCTGAACGCGAACTTCGACGAGGCCGCGCAGGAGCTGGTGGTCAAGGGCAGCTTCAACATCGGCGTGGCCGTGGCCACCGAGGACGGCCTCATCGTCCCCGTGGTGAAGGCCGTGGAGCACAAGAGCCTCCGCCAGATCGGCGACGAGGTGGAGCAGCTGGCGAAGGCCGTCCGCGAGAAGCGCGCCAAGAACGACGACCTCACCGGCGGCACCTTCACCATCAGCTCGCTCGGCCAGACCGGCGGCCTGATGGCCACGCCGATCATCAACCACCCGGAAGTGGCGATCCTGGGCGTGCATCGGATGCGCGAGCGGCCCGTTGTCCGGGATGGAAAGATCGAGATTGGCCAAGTGATGAACCTCTCGCTCTCGTTCGATCACCGGGTCATCGACGGCGCCATCGGCGCGGACTTCACCTACGCGCTCATCAAGTACCTCGAGAACCCGGAGCTCATGCTCCTGGAGATGACGTGA
- the lipB gene encoding lipoyl(octanoyl) transferase LipB: MSDGGSQQLERRAAPAPQRQRRLRVHRLGRVEYGDGLRLMEGFARALKERALREDVLLLLEHPPVVTLGRGADDTNLVFPREALAARGVEVHDTSRGGDVTFHGPGQLVAYPIFDLNPDWRDVHRYVSALEEAVILTCADFGVTAFRVQGWRGVFVGEPGKLRKIAAVGVHLSHWISTHGLALNVSTDLSQFQLIVPCGISSKDASVTSLAQEAGRPISMRDVEGALVRHFSALFAASPRERRPDRRTVSVSVLRQSEKGVEALLLYRHPHRGGFWQPVTGTVEQGETPMQTAHRELIEETGIVGLTPIDLNYKHAFAFEGRGRPMPRVFEETAFCAKVEGEPRVILDEREHEKHQWLPFDEAVELVPHLGLKKGMRLAKARLFPET, from the coding sequence ATGAGCGATGGCGGCAGCCAGCAGCTCGAGCGGCGGGCGGCCCCAGCGCCGCAGCGCCAGCGCCGGCTTCGCGTCCACCGGCTCGGTCGCGTGGAGTACGGCGACGGCTTGCGGCTCATGGAGGGCTTCGCCCGGGCGTTGAAAGAGCGCGCGCTTCGCGAGGACGTGCTGCTGCTGCTCGAGCACCCGCCGGTGGTCACGCTCGGGCGTGGCGCCGACGACACCAACCTGGTCTTTCCCCGCGAGGCGCTGGCCGCTCGCGGCGTGGAGGTGCACGACACCAGCCGCGGCGGCGACGTGACCTTCCACGGGCCCGGGCAGCTCGTCGCGTATCCGATTTTCGATTTGAACCCCGACTGGCGCGACGTGCACCGCTACGTGAGCGCGCTCGAAGAGGCCGTCATCCTCACCTGCGCGGACTTCGGGGTGACGGCGTTCCGCGTGCAGGGCTGGCGCGGCGTCTTCGTGGGCGAGCCGGGCAAGCTGCGCAAGATCGCCGCGGTGGGCGTGCACCTCTCGCACTGGATCAGCACGCACGGCCTCGCGCTGAACGTGTCGACGGACCTTTCGCAGTTTCAGCTCATCGTTCCCTGCGGCATCAGCAGCAAGGACGCGAGCGTCACGTCGCTCGCGCAGGAAGCCGGCCGGCCGATCTCCATGCGCGACGTGGAAGGCGCGTTGGTGAGGCACTTCTCGGCGCTCTTCGCGGCCAGCCCGCGCGAGCGTCGGCCGGACCGGCGCACGGTGAGCGTGAGCGTGCTGCGCCAGAGCGAGAAGGGCGTCGAGGCGCTCTTGCTCTATCGGCATCCGCACCGCGGCGGCTTCTGGCAGCCGGTGACGGGCACGGTGGAGCAGGGCGAGACGCCGATGCAGACCGCGCACCGCGAGCTCATCGAGGAGACGGGCATCGTCGGGCTGACACCGATCGATTTGAACTACAAGCACGCCTTCGCCTTCGAAGGTCGCGGGCGGCCGATGCCGCGCGTCTTCGAGGAGACGGCGTTCTGCGCCAAGGTGGAAGGCGAGCCGCGCGTCATCCTCGACGAGCGCGAGCACGAGAAGCACCAGTGGCTGCCCTTCGACGAAGCCGTCGAGCTGGTGCCGCACCTGGGGCTGAAGAAGGGGATGCGGCTGGCGAAGGCGCGGCTGTTCCCCGAGACCTGA
- the ribA gene encoding GTP cyclohydrolase II produces the protein MARASNAEPYAQAPLPTQRGTFACHVFRDKRDGSEHVALVIGEVADREGVPVRVHSECLTSEVLGSLKCDCAEQLERGLDTMVAAGHGVLVYLRQEGRGIGLGNKIRAYALQAQGADTYAANRALGLPDDLRRYDVAADILRHLHVRSVDLITNNPLKIAGLVDAGIPVRRRVPALAAATPHNINYLKVKRDRTGHLLDVLRDDDDDSGAKAG, from the coding sequence GTGGCGCGCGCCAGCAACGCCGAGCCGTACGCCCAGGCGCCCCTCCCCACCCAGCGCGGCACGTTCGCCTGCCACGTCTTCCGCGACAAGCGCGACGGCAGCGAGCACGTGGCCCTGGTGATTGGCGAAGTCGCCGATCGCGAGGGCGTGCCGGTGCGCGTCCACTCCGAGTGCCTGACCTCTGAAGTCCTGGGCTCGCTCAAGTGCGACTGCGCCGAGCAGCTCGAGCGCGGCCTGGACACCATGGTCGCCGCGGGACACGGAGTGCTGGTGTACCTGCGCCAGGAAGGCCGCGGCATCGGCCTGGGCAACAAGATCCGCGCCTACGCGCTGCAGGCCCAGGGCGCCGACACCTACGCCGCCAACCGCGCGCTGGGCCTGCCCGACGACCTGCGCCGCTACGACGTGGCCGCCGACATCCTGCGTCACCTCCACGTCCGCTCGGTGGACCTCATCACCAACAACCCGCTGAAGATCGCCGGGCTGGTGGACGCGGGGATTCCGGTTCGGCGCCGGGTGCCCGCGCTGGCCGCGGCCACCCCGCACAACATCAACTACCTCAAGGTGAAGCGCGACCGCACCGGGCACCTGCTCGACGTGCTGCGCGACGACGACGACGACTCCGGGGCCAAGGCGGGATAG